Proteins encoded within one genomic window of Arachis ipaensis cultivar K30076 chromosome B08, Araip1.1, whole genome shotgun sequence:
- the LOC107611448 gene encoding uncharacterized protein LOC107611448 codes for MWLSTMRNFPLASQEASGALEAYHVKLKAKLFDDSHLGALQRVDWLVHKLTTELHSSYWLDRFADESDSFQSVKEEYIASTSWHRALRIPNDAVTFNDKDSFFAKVVSQKESKSTRIVWNPGSEFAFCDCSWSMQGNLCKHVIKVNMVFENIKGCQPSMSLKSFEDILIDLWRKPVDGSVALDLSLAWTQQILDQIEKLVELNNSPDIGTVVNKMPLNWVSKKGRTYNGKPTLRYTLPPANSNPKSLILLATKMEQKREDLMLKKSGGEAKRVLMFLGQISKSF; via the exons ATGTGGCTTTCAACAATGAGAAATTTTCCACTAGCCAGCCAGGAAGCTTCTGGAGCATTAGAAGCATATCATGTTAAACTGAAAGCTAAACTTTTTGATGATTCACATCTTGGAGCACTGCAAAGAGTAGATTGGTTAGTCCACAAGCTAACAACTGAGTTGCATTCGAGCTACTGGCTCGATCGCTTTGCTGATGAGAGTGATTCGTTCCAGAGTGTGAAGGAGGAATACATTGCTTCTACGTCGTGGCACCGAGCACTTCGAATCCCCAACGATGCCGTTACTTTCAATGATAAAGACAGCTTCTTTGCCAAAGTTGTTAGCCAGAAAGAGAGCAAATCGACACGTATAGTGTGGAATCCAGGATCTGAATTTGCATTCTGTGACTGTTCTTGGTCAATGCAAGGTAACCTTTGCAAGCACGTCATAAAAGTAAACATGGTCTTTGAAAACATCAAAGGTTGTCAACCATCCATGTCATTGAAATCATTTGAAGACATTTTGATAGATCTATGGAGAAAACCAGTGGATGGTTCCGTTGCATTGGATCTGTCTCTGGCTTGGACGCAGCAGATCCTAGATCAAATCGAAAAACTCGTCGAACTGAATAACTCGCCGGATATTGGCACTGTTGTTAACAAAATGCCTTTGAATTGGGTTTCCAAGAAAGGTCGAACCTACAACGGCAAACCAACGTTGCGTTACACTCTTCCACCGGCTAACAGCAACCCCAAAAGTTTGATT TTGTTGGCAACGAAAATGGAGCAGAAGAGAGAAG ATTTGATGCTGAAGAAGAGTGGCGGTGAAGCAAAAAGGGTTTTAATGTTCTTGGGGCAAATTTCTAAATCATTTTAA
- the LOC107611449 gene encoding uncharacterized protein LOC107611449, which yields MSMIYLGIPEENILEKHIEGIQRYCGSDAKVNSLASQYVHKLGMIIKRSTHELDLDDQASIRMWVERNKKSVFFYQDTSESDPFVLGIQTEWQLQQMIRFGHCSVVVADSTFGIKRLKYPLFTLLVFDSRQHALPVAWVITRSFSKPDMSKWLNALIDRAHSVEPGWRVSGFVIDDAAAEIDLLRDIFCCPVLFSLWRIRRSWLRNIVKKCCNIEVQREIFKRLGAIVYSIWGGVNTSLALEQFLQDFVDQTDFMEYFRASWLPKIG from the exons ATGTCTATGATTTATTTGGGCATTCCTGAAGAGAATATCCTGGAGAAACACATTGAGGGAATTCAGCGATATTGTGGTTCGGATGCAAAAGTTAATAGTCTTGCCTCTCAATATGTTCACAAGCTAGGGATGATTATCAAAAGGTCTACCCATGAGCTGGATCTAGATGATCAAGCCAGCATTCGGATGTGGGTTGAACGGAACAAAAAGTCTGTATTCTTTTATCAAGATACTTCGGAGTCAGACCCTTTTGTTTTGGGGATCCAAACAGAATGGCAGTTGCAACAGATGATTCGTTTCGGTCATTGCAGTGTTGTTGTGGCAGACTCAACCTTTGGTATAAAGAGACTCAAA TATCCTTTGTTCACGCTTCTTGTTTTTGATTCAAGGCAACATGCACTTCCTGTTGCATGGGTCATTACACGTAGCTTTTCAAAGCCTGACATGTCAAAGTGGCTGAATGCTTTAATTGATAGAGCTCATAGTGTTGAACCTGGATGGAGAGTTAGCGGCTTTGTGATTGATGATGCTGCGGCTGAAATTGATCTTTTAAG AGACATATTTTGCTGTCCAGTTCTATTTTCACTGTGGCGCATTCGTAGATCATGGCTAAGGAATATTGTTAAGAAATGCTGTAACATTGAGGTTCAACGGGAGATTTTTAAGCGTCTTGGGGCAATAGTGTATAGTATCTGGGGTGGTGTTAATACATCGCTTGCGTTGGAACAATTTTTGCAGGACTTTGTTGACCAAACTGATTTCATGGAATATTTCAGAGCTTCTTGGTTACCAAAGATTGGTTAG